A stretch of DNA from Bacteroidota bacterium:
AACCCCCCTGCGCGAAAGGAAGGAGAGTAGAAATTTATTTTCAACCCCCCTGCGCGAAAGGAAGGAGAGTAGAAAATTATTTTCAACTACCCTACGATTATTTTCAACTCATCTGCAAGTGTTAAAAACAAATCAAAAACCAACACAGAACAGTTTTCAGCAATAATTTGCTTCTCAACTCCAAACTCTAAACTCTAAACTTTACTCCTATGCCAAAAGACACCCGCATTCCCACAAAAGCAACCGAGTTTGCTCCTTACATGGACAACACCGATGACCTTCAACTGGCAGCCAACCCCACCGCTCCGCCTCCGCAGAACTTTCAGAAGTTCGGCTGGACGGCAGCCGAAAGCGCACAGTGGACCGCCTTCCGCAAGCAGAGCGATAAACTCTTTCAGGAGTTGAGCGACAAGAAAAAAAGCAGCACGGATATAAAAGACCAGATGAAAATTCTCATTAAGAATGTGAAAGCATACGACCACGATAAATTAAACGGGCATAAATTGCTTGACAAGGTGGCGCTGGGCGGCACCACCAGTGATTGCGAAACCTTTCGCGTGAAGCGCAGCACCGCGCTGGCAAAATCACCTGCCAAAACTGCGGGCGACCCGGGCACGCTCATTCCCGTTCTCTTTTTGCGCAGAATGAAAGTGGGCGAACACTTACTGACCACCAAAGACCCCGACAAGAAAAAAACCGAAGCCATTCCGCACGGAATGAAGTTCTGCAAAGTATATCGCTTCATTGGCACGGCAGCCCCCACCAGCATCAAGCAGTATGAATTTATTGTGAACGCCAAGCGCGGACTTGCCCTCAGCAAATTTTCCGACCTTGGTCTTGACCCCAACCTGAAACTATGGGCGTGGTATATTGCCCGCTACGAAAGTTCCACCGGCAAATTAGGCGACCCTTCTTCCGCTCTTAAAGTGGATGTGAGTTTGCAGGATGAAACAAGTGCGCCTTCGGCTTGACGGGTAACGAATGAACGAATCTTGTTACGGACAGGACTTACGCAAAAGTTTAGTGAGTATTGTCATTTCGACCAGAGGGAGAAATCTCCTATGTTTGGCACAAAGGAGATTCCTCGCTTCGCTCGGAATGACACCGTTTTGCGTAAGTCCTATATAGGTAACATCATGCAAAACAACCTTCGTTACCAGTTAATGAAAGTTCGCTTTCTTTTCTTCCTTCTCCTGCTCCACCCGCTTCTTGCGCAGGGCTTCAAACTCGGCAGTGGGAATGATATCGAGTTTGCGGTCAACTAAAGTGAACACGCAGGTGTAGGTTTCGCCCACCACCTGGTGTTCGTCCCATTCCAACTGGCTTTTATATAAAAGCAGCGTGGCAATATCGGTGGGGGTAATTAATTCAGATGCGCCCTGGAGATGTTTATGCATAGTGGTTTTGCTGGCATCGTAACTTTTTCCGCGGTAATGGGTGGAAATGAAAAGGCACTCACCATGCAGGGCGGTTTTTTCCAGCAGTTGTTTTTCCTTTTTGTCGAAGAGCAAAAGGTAATCGCCTCCTATGGGCACCACGTCTTCTTTGCCGGTAATGGAATATACATATACTTTCATTTCCTTGCCCGCCTCCATCACCACCGCTTTGAGTTGTGTGCCTGCATAGAGTTTGAAAAATGAAGTGTCGGAATTTATTTCATCGTATGCCATTTTGCGGAAGTCCATCAGCAGTTTTTCCTGCGCGGTGGGCTCGCGCTCTTCATCCTGAATATCGGCATTCTTGCGCGACACAAAAATTTTGGGGTAGCGAACGGTTTTCACTATCACGCGCAGGTCGTTGAATTTCTTCGGCATTGAATCAGCCACTTCGCCTGTATCTTCGGCAGAGCGGAATGTTTTGGCTTTGTATTCGGCAGAAGCGGTATCTGTTTCGCGCCAGAAAATTGTTTTGAGCGTATCCTTATCTTTATAGGATAAATATCCTTTCACATACGAAACGGGATATTCGTTTTCATAGTATATATCGTTCGAAGTCCAGTTGGCGAGAATGAGCGTGTAAAGCGCCAGCCCTTCCGCAAGAATTTCTTTTTTCTCTTTCTCCAACTTGCGCTGCGCGAAAGAAGGGGTGGTGCAATAAGTAAGAAGCGAGAGGTAAGAGGTAATAAGACAGAGATTTCGTGAATTGTATACCATCGGTAGTCGGGGATTCGAAAATCATGATTATCCCTACTAAATACTAATCTGTACTAATGTACTAATTGTTGCCCGTCTTGATTGGTACATTGGTATGAATTAGTATTTAGTAGGATTGAACATGAATTATTTTTTCCCTTTTCCCGCAGCAAGGTCATCGTTAATGGACGTGAGCGTGAGTGAATGAAAAGCCGCGCGCACATTGCGCAAGCCAAATCCTATTCTGCCGGCAGCGGACGGAATGTTTTTACTCTCGTAAGCGAGAAACCATGAATACGTTGTTCCTATAAAAACAGCATTGCCGCTTAACTTCACCACCAACTGCGCGGTGGCGCCAAAAACTTCTTCGGTTAGTTTTTTCTCTTTCAGAACTTTTTCTTTTCCGTTGTCGTATTCCACAAGGAGTAATTTAGTTGACTCTTTCTCAAAACGCAGCGCGAGTTTGCGCGCGCCTTCGCTGCGCAGAAAAATTTCAAACGCGGCATTGTCTTTTCCTTTATCGAGTGAAACAATCAGGTTCATGGAAAAATCTTTGAGTTTATATTTGGTGAACTCCATGCATTGCTCGTCTGCTGTTTCTTCCGTTACGGCAAAAGAGCCGTCCACCATATAGAGCGGGGAAATAACTTCCTCGCCCGGTGTTCCCTCTTTAATTTTATATTGCTCCCACCAGTTCGATTTCAAATCAAAGTTGTCGGAAAACCAGAACGACACGAGCGAAGAAGAATCGGCAGCCGCTGGCGCGGAAATGCTTTTTGTTTTTGTAACTATTAAACTATCGAACACGGGCGCGCTCTCCACCGAATAAAATCCCACCCTGCCCTTTGGCGAATAGGCGGCATTCACATTGAATAAATTCTTTCCGTTCATGGCGCACGAAATAATATTTCCGAACACCGATGCGGAAAGTTCATACCACTTGCCGGTTTCAATGGTTTCATCTAATTTCTTTTCGTAAAGAATGAACCACCCGAACGGTTCGTTGGAATGATATGCCAGTTGCGCTTTGTTGGTTTCCTTGTGAATGCGCAGCAGGTAAAATCCATCCTCCGTTTCGCGGAAAATAATTCCCGCGCGGCTGTCGGCATCTTTGTCGCCTCCCTCGTTGGTGATTTTTACCCGCGCGCGCACGGTATAATTTTCCCATTCCTTTTCTCCCAGGTAAATGGCATGAAGCGTGGTGTTGTTTTCATACTGGTTAAGTTTTCCTTCTTCGAGATACCACGTGCGCTTCGTGTCCCCGCCCGTGTTTTGCTCCCACGTTTCAAACTTTTTTGCATCGTTAAAATTTTCTTTCAGCAGAATTTCTTCGTGCTGAATGTTTGCGGAAGAAGATTTTTTTTCTTCGGAGAAAATGTTTCGCGCAGGCACGGTGAGTGTGCGTTCCGCAAGCAGCGCAACGGTGTCATCGTAATTCTCTCCGTTGAAACATACTTGCTTCAAACAGGGAGTGAATCCTTTTTTCATCACAGCCATTGTGTACAAGCCGCTGGGCTGGTAATCATCTTTGAAACCGTTCTTGGTTAAAAGTTGATTGCTTCCTATGAAGACCTCCGCATCTTCGGGAAGGGTTTTAATTTTCAGATGCGTTTGCATGCCGAAAGAAAATTTTTCGGAAACGGTTTTTGCCAGCGCGCTGAGAAAATGCGCGGCAACTGCAAAATTCATTTTCGCACCGGGCATCATGCTTTGCACAATGCCAATCGCTTTTCCGTTTTCGTTCACGAGCGGCCCCCCGCTGTTGCCGTGATTGATTACCGCATCCACCTGCACCGATTTTAATTCATTGCGGTCATCGTGCCGCAGAGCCGACACCGCACCGTTGTTCACCGATATTTCAGGACCGCGCTGCAGCACCGTAAATTCTTTTCCCAGCGGAAAACCAAACACCCACACCGGCTGAAGTTCAGCGGGCTCTTTGGTTTCAATGTCAAGAAAAGGAAACTTTGTGGAATCGGAAACGGCAAGAAGGGCAAGGTCGTTTTCTTTATCAATGGCAATCACCGATGCGGTGTACGTTTTATAATCGGAAGTGCCGCTGTTGCGAATCACTTTCAGGCGCGTGATTCTGGTAGGGTACGTGGTGCTGTAATCACTCAGCGAGGACTGGATGACATGGTAATTGGTGGCAATCCATCCTTTGTCATTGATGAAAAAACCGCTGCCCGATGAACTGAACTCGTCATTGGTGAGCACAAAATTATGTTTCACTTCAATGAATACGGTGGCTTTTTTCACCTGAGCGAGCGAAGCGGAAGAAAGCGTTTGAGAAAATAACGGTGAAGAAACAAAGAGCAATAGGTAAGCAAAATTTTTCATCGTTTATTAGACATTATTCAGATTAGATATTTATAGAGGTTTGTCATTTCGAACCCTGCTTTGAGGGTGAGAAATCTCCCCCTGAATGAGGAGATTTCTCCCTTCGGTCGAAATGACAACATACACATAGTTTCTTATTTTGAATAATTTCCGTCTACCCTTCCAAGCGTGGAACCGGATTTATCGTAAACATAATTGCCGTCAATCCTTCCGAGCGTGCTTCCCGATTTATCGTAAATATAATTTCCATCTACGCGCCCGAGTGTTGAACCCGATTTATCGTACACATAATTCCCGTCAAACCTGCCGAGCGTAGAGCCGGATTTATCATAGACATAATTGCCATCAATTCTTCCGAGCGTGCTCCCCGATTTATCAAAGAGATATTGTCCGAAAATGTTTGATGTACAAAATAACAGAGCAACAGAGCAAACGAAGGAGATTATTTTTTTCATTTGATTAGATTTTAAACCAAAGGTATCAATTATAATTCCAACTTCATCTGGTTTTTCCCCGCTTTGCCTTTTCCTTTTTTTTGCTTTGGCGTTTTGGCTTTCTTCTCTTTCGATTTTTTATCTTTCGGAACAAATTCCTTCACGCTTTCCTTTCCCTTCGGCACAATTTCAAATTCCACAGCCCCCCTGCCCCCCGAAGGGGGGTGCAATGCAGAATCACCTGTGTTCCCCCCTTCGGGGGAGTTGGAGGGGGCTATCACAACATCCTTCACTTTATAATCCGTCAGTTTATTTCCTTTCGCCTTCACACCTTTCACATCAATGAACTCAACAAGATTTACTTTTTTATTTCTCGGCTGAACACCGTCTGATTTTCCGAAAGTGATTTCCGCTATGGGATTTGCATCATTCGATGCTGCTTCAATGGATGAACCATCTGCTTCGGAAATGATAAGAGATTTTTTTCCGGATTCAAGCAGGAAGCGTTTTACATAATAGCGTTTGTCTTCCGCATCATAATGAACTACAGAAACAGGATTGCTCGGCTTGAATTTACTGATGAGAATAATTCCTTCATCAAAATGTTCGCTCAAATCAAATGTGTGCAGTTCAACAAATCCTTTTTTGGTAACCGTGAGAATTTGGTCATCGCCTGAAAATTCTCCGAGATATTTTCCATGTTCATCTCTGTTCAAACGATTCACTGTTTCATCAAACCAGAATTTAATTGCGGCAAGAGTTGCTTTTCCTTTTTCTTCGTGCACAATTTTCTTCACAGGATTTCTTGTGAGAATATTTCCAACGGAATCCCTTCCCTTGATATCAAGTTCTCCAAAGTTAAATTCAAATTCCAGTTTCTTCAAATGTTTTTTCTCTTTGTGAACCACCGTCACCACTTCGGCTTCTCCGTTCGGATTCACGCTCAGGTAATGAACTTTTGAACTTTCATTTCCGCGCGTGAGCACATATTCTTTTTCCCTCACAACGCCTTTAATCTGGAAACGCTTCACATACACATTTCCTTTCAGCCCATCGCGGTAAATCATGTGATACACCGTGCGGTCGTCTTCCTTATTATATACACCGATAT
This window harbors:
- a CDS encoding trypsin-like peptidase domain-containing protein — encoded protein: MKNFAYLLLFVSSPLFSQTLSSASLAQVKKATVFIEVKHNFVLTNDEFSSSGSGFFINDKGWIATNYHVIQSSLSDYSTTYPTRITRLKVIRNSGTSDYKTYTASVIAIDKENDLALLAVSDSTKFPFLDIETKEPAELQPVWVFGFPLGKEFTVLQRGPEISVNNGAVSALRHDDRNELKSVQVDAVINHGNSGGPLVNENGKAIGIVQSMMPGAKMNFAVAAHFLSALAKTVSEKFSFGMQTHLKIKTLPEDAEVFIGSNQLLTKNGFKDDYQPSGLYTMAVMKKGFTPCLKQVCFNGENYDDTVALLAERTLTVPARNIFSEEKKSSSANIQHEEILLKENFNDAKKFETWEQNTGGDTKRTWYLEEGKLNQYENNTTLHAIYLGEKEWENYTVRARVKITNEGGDKDADSRAGIIFRETEDGFYLLRIHKETNKAQLAYHSNEPFGWFILYEKKLDETIETGKWYELSASVFGNIISCAMNGKNLFNVNAAYSPKGRVGFYSVESAPVFDSLIVTKTKSISAPAAADSSSLVSFWFSDNFDLKSNWWEQYKIKEGTPGEEVISPLYMVDGSFAVTEETADEQCMEFTKYKLKDFSMNLIVSLDKGKDNAAFEIFLRSEGARKLALRFEKESTKLLLVEYDNGKEKVLKEKKLTEEVFGATAQLVVKLSGNAVFIGTTYSWFLAYESKNIPSAAGRIGFGLRNVRAAFHSLTLTSINDDLAAGKGKK